One Acidiferrobacter thiooxydans DNA window includes the following coding sequences:
- a CDS encoding plastocyanin/azurin family copper-binding protein: protein MTGNYADGRRAGWVRALTGVVLGVGALLQAGVASAGPLVRTGAFKEATSSQVRAMLARDNGTVHGTIVSYRGSVARVTVVVPQPEFPFPKFEIHHVDNPTLDLRAGTTVKFTFIDRVMGFSHSFQITRKAPPFPMFPKIRPVLAGTELSPPPGDGKSVYADFTWRPAAGHYYYLCAIPGHAHMGMFGAIIVK, encoded by the coding sequence ATGACAGGGAATTATGCTGATGGGCGCCGCGCGGGCTGGGTACGGGCGCTAACGGGGGTGGTGCTCGGGGTAGGGGCCCTGCTTCAGGCCGGTGTTGCGTCGGCGGGGCCGCTGGTGCGCACCGGCGCATTTAAGGAGGCGACATCATCGCAGGTGCGGGCCATGTTGGCCCGGGATAATGGGACGGTGCACGGCACGATTGTCTCCTATCGCGGGTCCGTGGCGCGCGTCACGGTCGTGGTGCCGCAGCCCGAGTTTCCATTCCCGAAATTCGAGATCCATCATGTCGACAACCCGACGCTCGACTTGCGGGCCGGGACGACCGTGAAATTCACGTTCATAGATCGCGTCATGGGCTTTAGCCACAGCTTTCAGATCACGCGCAAGGCCCCGCCATTTCCCATGTTCCCGAAGATCCGGCCGGTGTTGGCGGGAACCGAGCTGTCACCGCCACCCGGGGACGGGAAGTCGGTATATGCGGATTTCACCTGGCGCCCGGCCGCCGGACACTACTATTACCTGTGCGCGATCCCCGGACATGCCCACATGGGTATGTTCGGCGCGATAATCGTGAAATAA
- the leuA gene encoding 2-isopropylmalate synthase — MLSTPHHKYRPFAPVNLTDRTWPGRTLQAPPTWLSTDLRDGNQALLEPLDVDAKWEFFELLCAVGFKEIEVGFPSASRADFAFVRDLIERRAVPDDVTIGVLTPARADLIDRSIEALAGARRAIVHVYNAVSPVFRDVVFRKTRAEVMAMAVDAARRVRALTERRPETQWVLQYSPEAFSATELDFAKAICDAVVEAFGATEEAPVIINLPATVEVATPNVFADQVEWMHRHIARRRAVILSVHPHNDRGTAVAAAELAMMAGAERVEGCLFGNGERTGNVDLVTLALNLYTQGVAPRLDFSRLDEIARKASRLTRLPVHPRHPYVGDLVYTAFSGSHQDAIHKGLSAQRPDAPWNVPYLPLDPKDVGRDYQAVIRVNSQSGKGGVAHLLETHYGVVLPRRMVIGLGAAVQARADEEGGEITAADIWKVFCDRYLKDPQTVRYQGHDLEAGIDGDRVRLHLAIDGQTVRYEGYGNGPLDAACRALPGAMRLCHYEERAVRAGSDAQALAIVEVAGLEDGRTVLAAGLHESLVTASLMALVRAWADLAADAAIVGSRPYIAVGGTATAP, encoded by the coding sequence ATGTTGAGCACACCGCACCACAAATACCGGCCGTTTGCGCCGGTGAACCTCACGGATAGGACGTGGCCCGGGCGTACGCTGCAGGCCCCGCCGACTTGGCTCAGTACCGATCTGCGTGATGGGAACCAGGCCCTGCTTGAGCCCCTGGATGTCGACGCGAAGTGGGAATTCTTCGAATTGCTGTGCGCGGTGGGCTTCAAAGAGATCGAGGTGGGTTTCCCATCGGCGTCGCGCGCCGATTTCGCCTTCGTGCGGGATCTCATCGAACGGCGCGCGGTGCCGGACGATGTGACTATAGGGGTGCTCACGCCGGCACGCGCCGACCTCATCGACCGTTCGATCGAGGCCCTTGCAGGCGCGCGGCGGGCGATCGTCCATGTCTATAACGCCGTATCGCCGGTGTTTCGCGACGTGGTCTTTCGCAAGACCAGGGCCGAGGTCATGGCCATGGCGGTCGATGCCGCGCGCCGCGTGCGGGCGTTGACTGAGCGCAGACCAGAGACGCAATGGGTCCTGCAGTACAGCCCGGAGGCGTTCAGCGCCACGGAATTGGACTTTGCGAAGGCGATCTGCGATGCCGTGGTGGAGGCGTTCGGTGCTACGGAAGAGGCCCCCGTGATCATCAACCTGCCGGCGACCGTGGAGGTGGCGACACCCAACGTCTTTGCGGATCAGGTGGAATGGATGCACCGCCACATCGCGCGGCGCCGGGCGGTCATTTTGAGCGTGCACCCGCATAACGACCGGGGTACCGCCGTGGCGGCCGCGGAGCTCGCGATGATGGCGGGCGCGGAACGTGTGGAAGGCTGTCTCTTCGGCAACGGCGAGCGTACCGGCAACGTCGATCTCGTGACCCTCGCCTTGAACCTGTATACGCAAGGGGTCGCACCGCGACTCGATTTTTCGCGGCTCGACGAGATCGCGCGCAAGGCCTCGCGTCTGACGCGTCTCCCGGTGCATCCACGCCACCCTTACGTCGGCGATCTCGTCTACACGGCGTTTTCCGGGTCTCATCAGGATGCGATCCACAAAGGTCTGTCGGCGCAGCGCCCGGATGCCCCCTGGAATGTGCCCTATCTGCCGCTCGACCCAAAGGACGTGGGGCGCGACTATCAGGCGGTGATTCGCGTAAACAGCCAGTCGGGCAAGGGCGGCGTCGCCCATCTCCTGGAGACGCACTATGGGGTCGTGCTGCCGCGCCGGATGGTGATCGGATTGGGCGCGGCGGTACAAGCGCGCGCCGACGAGGAGGGAGGCGAGATTACGGCGGCCGATATCTGGAAGGTTTTTTGCGATCGCTACTTGAAGGATCCGCAAACGGTCCGATACCAGGGCCATGATCTTGAGGCCGGCATCGACGGTGATCGGGTGCGACTGCACCTTGCCATTGACGGGCAGACCGTGCGCTATGAGGGGTACGGGAACGGCCCGCTGGACGCGGCGTGCCGGGCATTGCCGGGGGCGATGCGTTTATGCCATTACGAGGAGCGGGCGGTGCGCGCCGGATCGGACGCGCAGGCCTTGGCAATCGTCGAGGTGGCGGGCCTCGAGGACGGCCGCACAGTGCTGGCCGCCGGCCTACATGAAAGTCTCGTTACGGCCTCGTTGATGGCTCTGGTTCGGGCGTGGGCCGACCTGGCGGCCGATGCCGCGATCGTGGGCAGCAGGCCGTATATCGCCGTTGGGGGGACTGCGACGGCCCCTTAG
- a CDS encoding YIP1 family protein, with product MRSGDTVVGVLRVIRDTAINVILRPVAFFETMPRQGGFRTPYVFLLVIGLFDMLLLSLFEALAVGPAAGLAFAVHAFVLAPLALTLSGFVLTTVFFVFWRLMGSVQPYETAYRTFAYSYAISPVTTVMGFVPYLTLAGLFWWFALLIIASIYVHGIGRLKATAVFAALGLAMTILVARAEHYVMRHGLTQPVAHISRSAASTRRPPSSI from the coding sequence ATGCGGTCAGGGGATACGGTTGTCGGGGTTTTGAGGGTCATTCGTGACACGGCCATAAACGTCATATTAAGGCCCGTGGCGTTCTTCGAGACGATGCCGAGGCAGGGTGGGTTTCGGACCCCATATGTGTTCTTGCTCGTCATCGGTCTGTTCGATATGTTGTTGTTGTCCCTTTTTGAGGCGTTGGCCGTCGGGCCTGCGGCGGGGCTCGCGTTTGCCGTCCATGCCTTCGTGCTTGCGCCGTTGGCGTTGACCCTGTCTGGTTTCGTGCTCACGACTGTGTTTTTCGTATTCTGGAGGCTCATGGGTTCTGTGCAGCCCTATGAGACCGCCTACCGTACGTTTGCCTACAGCTATGCGATTTCGCCGGTGACCACGGTCATGGGGTTCGTGCCCTATTTGACGCTCGCGGGGTTGTTCTGGTGGTTTGCGCTGCTTATTATCGCGAGCATCTATGTCCATGGCATAGGTCGTCTCAAGGCGACCGCCGTGTTCGCCGCTCTCGGGCTCGCCATGACCATCTTGGTCGCGCGTGCCGAGCACTATGTCATGCGTCATGGCCTGACGCAGCCGGTTGCCCACATAAGCCGGTCGGCGGCCTCGACCCGCAGGCCTCCCTCGTCGATCTGA
- a CDS encoding DUF3096 domain-containing protein, with amino-acid sequence MYLLHIALAPVISLIAGILILIVPRLLNYIVAIYLIVIGILGLMHGG; translated from the coding sequence ATGTATCTTCTCCACATTGCGCTCGCACCCGTCATATCGCTGATCGCCGGCATCCTCATTCTCATCGTCCCGCGCCTACTCAACTATATCGTGGCCATTTATCTAATCGTCATCGGTATCCTGGGACTCATGCACGGGGGATGA
- a CDS encoding acyl-CoA dehydrogenase family protein, whose translation MKVIPARLRSLQARFTAVAEEVLRPHAARVDQEAQWPATSFAALADAGLMGLHVPKRLGGLEEGFSALVMATETLAQACASSALCYGMHCVGSAVIAAKATRDQEERYLAPIAQGRHITTLALSEAGHGAHAYLADTELRQDGLDYRVCGTKQFVTNGSHADSYVVSTQASESNEQGEFSCVLVDKTAAGLSWLEPWNGMGLRGNSSRGLRLDDVRVPRANRLGDEGDEVWYFFQIVAPYFLTAMAGTYNGIAQAALANALAHMRERTFSRSGESLAHADMIQDKVGALWARVQQARLLAYHAAELADANDPDALPAILACKVGAGEMAVEVTTETMTLCGGAAYRDNAVQARLLRDAHAAPVMSPTSALLRLWTGRLLLGLPIL comes from the coding sequence ATGAAAGTCATTCCCGCACGGCTACGGTCACTGCAGGCGCGATTCACCGCGGTGGCCGAGGAGGTATTGAGGCCGCACGCGGCCAGAGTCGACCAGGAGGCCCAATGGCCCGCGACAAGCTTCGCGGCGTTGGCGGACGCAGGCCTCATGGGGTTGCATGTTCCGAAACGGCTGGGAGGGCTGGAGGAGGGTTTCTCGGCCCTGGTGATGGCGACCGAGACCCTGGCGCAGGCCTGTGCGTCTTCGGCGTTATGCTATGGCATGCATTGCGTGGGCTCGGCGGTGATCGCCGCGAAGGCCACGCGCGACCAGGAGGAGCGTTATCTGGCGCCCATCGCCCAGGGGCGACACATTACGACCCTGGCGCTATCCGAGGCCGGTCATGGAGCGCATGCCTACCTCGCCGATACAGAGCTGCGACAGGACGGTCTCGATTATCGGGTGTGCGGCACCAAGCAATTCGTGACCAATGGCTCTCACGCCGACTCCTATGTGGTCTCGACTCAGGCCAGCGAATCCAACGAGCAGGGCGAATTCTCATGCGTCCTCGTCGATAAGACCGCGGCCGGCCTATCCTGGCTCGAGCCATGGAACGGTATGGGTCTGCGTGGCAACTCCTCGCGGGGGCTGCGGCTAGACGATGTGCGCGTGCCACGTGCCAATCGGCTTGGCGACGAGGGCGACGAGGTATGGTATTTTTTTCAGATCGTCGCCCCGTATTTCCTTACGGCCATGGCCGGCACCTACAACGGCATCGCCCAGGCGGCATTGGCCAACGCCCTCGCGCACATGCGCGAGCGGACCTTCAGTCGTTCCGGAGAATCGCTTGCGCACGCCGATATGATCCAGGATAAGGTGGGGGCCCTGTGGGCGCGCGTCCAACAGGCGCGCCTACTGGCTTATCATGCCGCCGAACTTGCCGACGCCAACGACCCGGACGCCTTGCCGGCGATCCTGGCTTGCAAGGTGGGTGCCGGCGAGATGGCAGTCGAGGTCACGACAGAGACCATGACCTTGTGCGGGGGTGCGGCGTATCGTGACAATGCCGTGCAGGCGCGATTGCTGCGCGATGCGCATGCCGCACCCGTGATGTCGCCGACGTCGGCCTTGCTGCGTCTGTGGACCGGGCGCTTATTGCTCGGATTGCCGATCCTTTGA
- a CDS encoding PAS domain S-box protein has product MIAGHLALFIDDRARERSSDPLAERVRTAAAACQISFQRIFIESADNLAGTMSAAPLVVLLAPDVTPLFATARLARSLWPGALIIFLAPALRLLVLQNELTVRGLFGDLYRMQDADSARLADELADHMAAAVRRHARSATVEAINTHLLRQIPQPTNVRRLLQSNQYLASVLLNAPDGIVFLDAQGTINLWNDGAMAMFGYDEDATVGRSLDFLSCPGGAGDTPTLLSVLAEVMDGHAVMRRDVSLCNAVGQRVDVGVTLAEIGDERGRRLGFALFMRDVTARNRYQESLAAEHERLLVTLRSIGDGVITTDTAGRVTLLNRVAETLCGWPLADALGQPLSRVFRVVHERTLEPREDPVSQVLRTNAVIELANHTALIARDGSRRLIADSGAPIRDAAGRLIGVVLVFRDVTEKQRIEDALLRARQLEAIGFLAGGIAHDFNNILTALFGNISLMRLHVPPDSPMRALLEQADQAFYRARDLTQQLLTFAKGGAPLKKTGSLRALIEDTARFLLHGTKTVTSFTFPDDLWSAEFDPGQMSQALSNILLNAIQVMPAGGTITVGGSNIRLRANEVPPLKEGPYVRLFIEDEGPGIPETDRERVFHPYFTTKESGTGLGLATAYSVVQRHGGHIGIGDSRRGARFEIYLPAADTHSTSAADERPARGEPDGGRGYVVIMDDEEPVRTVCADILGHLGYEVELVADGESLVSLYGTRFAEGRRPDAVIVDLTVPGGMDGREAARRILAIDRDARLLVSSGYCNDPVMSAYRDHGFVGVIAKPYDVRELAANLARVMRASHDKT; this is encoded by the coding sequence TTGATAGCGGGACACTTGGCGTTGTTCATCGACGATCGGGCGCGGGAGCGGTCGTCGGATCCCCTTGCGGAGCGGGTGCGAACCGCGGCCGCGGCGTGCCAGATATCATTTCAACGGATTTTCATCGAGTCAGCCGACAATCTCGCCGGCACCATGTCCGCAGCGCCGCTGGTGGTGCTGTTGGCCCCGGATGTGACGCCGCTATTTGCCACGGCGCGCCTCGCCCGTTCTTTGTGGCCGGGCGCGCTGATCATATTTCTGGCCCCCGCGCTGCGCCTTTTAGTCTTACAAAACGAGCTCACGGTGCGCGGCTTGTTCGGCGATTTGTATCGCATGCAGGACGCAGACAGCGCACGCCTGGCCGACGAGCTCGCCGATCATATGGCTGCCGCCGTCCGCCGCCATGCGCGCAGTGCGACCGTGGAGGCCATCAACACCCATCTGTTGCGCCAGATCCCGCAGCCCACCAACGTGCGCCGGCTCCTGCAGTCGAACCAGTACCTGGCAAGCGTGCTGCTCAATGCCCCGGACGGCATCGTGTTTCTCGACGCGCAAGGTACGATCAATCTCTGGAATGACGGCGCGATGGCGATGTTTGGCTACGACGAGGACGCCACCGTCGGGCGGTCGCTCGACTTTCTCTCGTGCCCGGGAGGCGCTGGGGATACGCCTACCCTCCTTTCGGTGTTGGCAGAGGTCATGGACGGACATGCCGTGATGCGGCGCGATGTCAGTCTATGCAACGCAGTCGGGCAGCGGGTCGATGTGGGTGTGACCTTGGCCGAGATCGGCGACGAGCGCGGCCGGCGTCTAGGCTTTGCGCTTTTCATGCGCGACGTCACCGCCCGCAACCGTTATCAGGAGTCGCTGGCGGCCGAGCACGAACGCCTGCTCGTGACCTTGCGGAGTATCGGGGATGGGGTCATCACCACCGACACCGCCGGACGCGTGACCCTCCTGAATCGCGTCGCCGAGACCCTTTGCGGGTGGCCGCTCGCCGATGCCCTGGGTCAGCCGCTCTCGCGGGTCTTTCGGGTCGTTCACGAGCGTACCCTCGAGCCGCGCGAAGATCCGGTGAGCCAGGTACTGCGCACCAATGCCGTCATCGAACTCGCCAACCATACCGCCCTGATCGCCCGCGACGGCAGTCGCCGCCTGATCGCCGATAGCGGGGCCCCGATCCGCGATGCCGCGGGACGCCTTATTGGAGTCGTGCTCGTGTTTCGCGATGTGACCGAGAAGCAGCGTATAGAAGATGCCTTGCTGCGTGCCCGCCAACTGGAGGCCATTGGCTTTCTTGCCGGCGGCATCGCCCATGATTTCAATAATATCCTTACGGCGTTGTTTGGCAACATAAGCCTTATGCGTCTGCATGTCCCGCCTGACTCCCCGATGCGAGCGCTCTTAGAGCAGGCGGATCAGGCCTTTTATCGCGCCCGTGATCTCACCCAGCAATTGTTGACGTTTGCCAAGGGTGGGGCGCCCTTGAAGAAGACCGGCTCTCTGCGAGCCCTGATCGAGGATACGGCGCGGTTTCTGCTCCATGGGACCAAGACTGTGACATCGTTCACGTTTCCCGATGATCTGTGGAGCGCGGAATTCGATCCGGGCCAGATGTCGCAGGCCTTGTCCAATATTCTGTTGAACGCCATCCAGGTCATGCCCGCGGGTGGGACCATAACCGTGGGCGGGTCCAATATCCGCCTGCGTGCCAATGAGGTCCCGCCCTTGAAAGAGGGCCCGTATGTTCGGTTGTTCATCGAAGACGAAGGACCGGGTATTCCCGAGACTGATCGGGAACGGGTGTTTCACCCCTATTTCACCACCAAGGAGTCGGGCACTGGCCTCGGGCTTGCCACCGCTTACTCCGTGGTGCAACGCCACGGTGGCCATATCGGTATCGGTGACAGCCGTCGCGGCGCGCGCTTCGAGATCTATCTGCCGGCCGCCGATACGCATTCCACTTCCGCCGCCGACGAAAGACCTGCCCGCGGGGAGCCCGACGGGGGTCGCGGTTATGTCGTGATCATGGACGATGAGGAGCCGGTGCGTACCGTGTGCGCCGATATATTGGGGCATCTGGGTTATGAGGTAGAGTTGGTCGCCGACGGCGAATCGCTGGTCTCGCTGTATGGCACGCGGTTCGCCGAAGGTCGCAGGCCCGATGCGGTCATCGTCGACCTCACGGTACCGGGCGGCATGGATGGGCGCGAGGCGGCGCGCCGTATCCTCGCCATCGACCGCGATGCGCGCCTGCTGGTGTCGAGCGGCTATTGCAACGATCCGGTGATGTCCGCCTACCGGGATCACGGGTTTGTCGGCGTGATCGCCAAGCCCTATGATGTCCGTGAGCTGGCGGCGAATCTTGCGCGGGTGATGCGCGCATCGCACGATAAGACCTGA
- a CDS encoding DUF2905 family protein: protein MARLLIISGIVLIIVGLAWEARGRLPWQRLPGDLILRVGDIRIHVLWAVSLLLSVIFSLLLWITRR, encoded by the coding sequence GTGGCACGACTGCTGATCATATCAGGCATCGTTCTGATCATCGTGGGTTTGGCATGGGAGGCGCGCGGCCGCCTGCCGTGGCAACGGCTTCCCGGGGACCTGATACTGCGCGTAGGTGATATCCGTATCCATGTCTTGTGGGCCGTGTCGCTGTTGTTGAGCGTGATCTTTAGCCTTTTGCTGTGGATTACACGCCGGTAG
- a CDS encoding glycerate kinase produces the protein MDYTPVVVAPNAFKGTLSPLEAARSMACGVAQACPGRPVRLRPMPDGGDGTLEVLARALKADIRFFDVPDSCGHMRTVPFGLITRRQGAVALIESAQVIGLSGARCPFVTRSTEGLGRLVRHVLDGGVRTIYLGLGGSATCDAGVGLLAALGVRFAGLAHPDLEVLDRIGGVDVRGVDRRLAHTRLLVLTDVVNALAGPSGAALFAAQKGAGPALLADIDRRLRHAADRLEAAFAVSVRGRPGSGAAGGLGFACALLGARLVPGAAMIARLTGLSAAIETAGLVLTGEGACDAQTVYGKGPQLVAAYARRFGRPVYLVCGRIDDSFAPVAGQFARCASLPPGRSAAQALTAAVAALLTA, from the coding sequence GTGGATTACACGCCGGTAGTGGTGGCCCCTAACGCCTTCAAGGGGACCTTGTCGCCCCTTGAGGCGGCGCGCTCTATGGCGTGCGGCGTGGCCCAGGCCTGTCCGGGGCGCCCGGTGCGGTTGCGGCCCATGCCGGATGGTGGCGACGGGACCCTCGAGGTCCTGGCGCGCGCGTTGAAGGCCGATATACGGTTTTTCGATGTCCCGGACAGCTGCGGTCATATGCGCACAGTGCCCTTCGGACTCATTACGCGCCGCCAGGGGGCGGTGGCTCTCATCGAAAGCGCGCAGGTGATCGGTCTTTCCGGGGCCCGCTGTCCCTTCGTGACGCGCTCCACGGAAGGGTTGGGCCGGCTCGTGCGCCATGTCCTTGATGGCGGGGTACGCACCATCTACCTTGGCCTCGGGGGTAGCGCCACGTGCGACGCCGGGGTTGGGCTGCTGGCGGCCTTGGGGGTGCGCTTTGCGGGTCTCGCGCACCCGGATCTCGAGGTCCTAGACCGGATAGGCGGCGTGGATGTTAGGGGTGTCGATCGCCGGTTGGCGCATACCCGGTTGCTCGTTCTGACGGATGTCGTAAACGCTCTTGCCGGTCCTTCGGGGGCCGCCTTGTTTGCCGCGCAGAAGGGCGCCGGCCCGGCCCTGCTCGCCGACATCGACCGCCGTCTGCGCCATGCCGCCGATCGCCTGGAGGCGGCGTTCGCGGTCTCTGTCCGGGGGCGCCCCGGAAGCGGGGCGGCGGGCGGCCTCGGTTTCGCGTGCGCGCTCCTGGGTGCGCGCCTGGTCCCCGGTGCCGCCATGATCGCGCGTCTGACCGGCCTGTCTGCGGCCATCGAGACCGCCGGCTTGGTCCTGACCGGCGAGGGGGCGTGCGATGCCCAGACGGTTTACGGGAAGGGGCCGCAGCTGGTGGCGGCCTACGCGCGCCGCTTCGGCCGGCCGGTGTACCTCGTATGCGGGCGGATCGACGACTCATTCGCGCCCGTTGCCGGACAGTTCGCGCGCTGTGCGAGCCTGCCGCCCGGCCGATCCGCGGCCCAGGCCCTGACGGCCGCGGTAGCGGCCCTGCTTACTGCCTGA
- a CDS encoding PilT/PilU family type 4a pilus ATPase: MTPEQATASLHGLLRFMLSKKASDLFLSVDFPPAIKLDGKMTPAGQQRLTPIHTKAFAHAIMNDKQRQEFEAEKECNFAISPPDIGRFRVNVFVQQGHVGLVLRTITSKIPTFDDLKLPAVLRDVCLTKRGLVILVGGTGSGKSTSLAAMIDYRNEHSHGHIITIEDPVEYVHRHKNCLITHREVGADTHNWFAALKNTLRQAPDVILIGEIRDRETMEYAIAFAETGHLCMATLHANSANQALDRIVNFFPEERRNQLLMDLSLNARAIVSQRLIPRADGQGRAAAVEVLLNTPLVADLIFKGEVHSLKEVMAKSREQGMQTFDQALFDLYENGAISYEDALRNADSVNELRLAIKLRGKGAPGTAQGSPEFRVMADPEPSATLTEAG; encoded by the coding sequence ATGACACCCGAACAAGCCACCGCCAGCCTGCACGGCCTGCTGCGATTCATGTTGAGCAAGAAGGCTTCCGATCTGTTCCTATCCGTCGATTTTCCGCCCGCCATAAAGCTCGACGGCAAGATGACGCCGGCCGGCCAGCAGCGCCTTACGCCGATCCATACTAAGGCATTCGCCCATGCCATCATGAACGACAAGCAGCGCCAGGAATTCGAGGCCGAAAAGGAATGCAATTTCGCGATAAGCCCGCCCGACATTGGCCGCTTTCGTGTCAACGTATTCGTTCAGCAGGGGCATGTGGGGTTGGTGCTGCGGACGATCACCAGCAAGATTCCGACGTTCGATGACCTGAAGCTCCCCGCGGTGTTGCGTGATGTGTGTCTTACGAAGCGCGGCCTCGTGATCCTGGTCGGCGGCACCGGTTCCGGGAAATCGACCTCGCTTGCGGCGATGATCGATTACCGCAATGAACACTCCCACGGCCATATCATCACTATCGAAGATCCGGTGGAGTACGTGCATCGCCACAAGAACTGCCTCATTACCCATCGCGAGGTCGGGGCCGACACGCATAACTGGTTCGCGGCGTTGAAGAACACGCTGCGCCAAGCCCCGGATGTGATTTTGATCGGCGAGATCCGGGATCGCGAGACGATGGAGTATGCGATCGCCTTTGCCGAGACCGGGCACCTGTGCATGGCCACCCTGCACGCCAACAGCGCCAATCAGGCCCTGGACCGGATCGTGAATTTTTTCCCCGAGGAACGGCGCAATCAGCTGTTGATGGACCTGTCGTTGAATGCGCGCGCCATCGTCTCCCAGCGGCTCATCCCGCGCGCCGACGGACAGGGGCGTGCGGCGGCGGTCGAGGTCTTGCTCAATACGCCCCTGGTGGCGGATCTCATCTTCAAGGGCGAGGTCCATTCTTTGAAGGAGGTGATGGCGAAGTCACGCGAGCAGGGCATGCAGACCTTCGATCAGGCGTTGTTCGACCTCTACGAGAACGGCGCCATCAGCTATGAGGATGCGCTGCGCAATGCCGATTCCGTCAACGAGCTGCGGCTTGCCATAAAGCTGCGTGGGAAGGGTGCCCCGGGCACGGCCCAGGGGTCCCCGGAATTTCGTGTGATGGCCGACCCCGAGCCCTCCGCCACGCTGACTGAGGCGGGTTAA
- a CDS encoding CBS domain-containing protein — protein MLVKDVMTTNVRTARGDTRIRDVAILMCFHRISGLPVVNDDGAIVGVISEKDVLRAMYPKVDEALRLAQTPHFEELEAEYRDVLNLHVDSLMSKRVFTVAPTDPILRAVSVMFAHKIRRIPVADHGRLVGILSIGDVHKAIFKETFDREFGHEHAQLGDVQDKRLVSP, from the coding sequence ATGTTAGTCAAAGACGTAATGACCACCAATGTTCGGACCGCGCGCGGCGATACGCGTATTCGCGACGTGGCGATTTTGATGTGCTTTCATCGCATCAGCGGCCTACCGGTCGTGAATGACGACGGCGCGATCGTCGGTGTGATTTCCGAAAAGGACGTCTTGCGAGCCATGTACCCTAAGGTCGACGAGGCCTTGCGGCTCGCCCAGACACCGCACTTCGAGGAACTGGAGGCTGAATACCGCGACGTGCTGAACCTGCATGTCGACAGCCTCATGAGCAAACGCGTGTTCACGGTGGCCCCGACGGACCCCATACTGCGCGCGGTATCGGTCATGTTCGCGCACAAGATCCGCCGTATCCCGGTCGCCGACCATGGTCGCCTTGTAGGCATCCTCAGCATCGGGGACGTCCACAAGGCGATTTTCAAGGAGACCTTCGATCGCGAGTTCGGTCACGAACATGCGCAGCTCGGCGACGTCCAGGACAAGCGGCTCGTATCCCCTTAA
- a CDS encoding fructosamine kinase family protein yields the protein MVSWGAIAQQISQVTGKPFMARVIREAHVSALNHTTILSDDTESYFVKHNAPGFIEMFRAEALGLHEIANTLTVRVARPVCWGATDEISYLVLNYFELSARTRSDDIELGHTLAALHARHSPYFGWYRDNTIGTTPQINTPHADWAAFFRDRRILFQLDLARSNGHDGALQELGHKVAEAVPVLLENHKPTPSLLHGDLWSGNCLANDERPIVFDPAVYYGDREADLAMTELFGGFSPEFYAAYNEAAPLENGYQVRKTLYNLYHVLNHLNLAGGGYLGQAQRMMAQLLAEIGH from the coding sequence ATGGTCAGTTGGGGTGCCATAGCCCAGCAAATATCGCAGGTGACGGGCAAGCCCTTCATGGCGCGCGTGATCCGCGAGGCGCATGTGTCGGCCCTGAATCACACGACGATACTAAGCGACGACACAGAGTCGTACTTCGTCAAACACAATGCCCCGGGTTTTATCGAGATGTTTCGCGCCGAGGCCCTGGGACTCCATGAAATCGCCAACACCCTCACCGTGCGCGTCGCCAGGCCGGTCTGCTGGGGCGCTACCGACGAGATCTCCTATCTTGTCCTGAACTATTTCGAACTGTCCGCGCGTACCCGGTCGGATGATATCGAGCTGGGCCATACGCTGGCGGCCCTGCATGCCCGCCACTCGCCCTACTTCGGCTGGTACCGTGACAACACCATAGGGACCACGCCGCAGATCAACACGCCGCACGCCGACTGGGCGGCGTTTTTTCGCGACCGCCGCATCCTTTTTCAGCTCGACCTCGCCCGCAGCAACGGCCACGATGGCGCCCTTCAGGAGCTTGGCCACAAGGTGGCCGAGGCGGTACCGGTACTGCTGGAGAACCACAAACCGACCCCGAGCCTTCTCCATGGGGATCTCTGGTCAGGCAATTGTCTTGCCAACGACGAGCGCCCCATCGTCTTCGATCCGGCGGTGTATTATGGGGACCGGGAGGCCGACCTCGCCATGACCGAGCTCTTTGGCGGGTTTTCTCCAGAGTTCTACGCGGCCTATAACGAGGCCGCTCCGCTCGAGAACGGGTACCAAGTGCGCAAAACGCTCTACAATCTGTACCATGTACTGAACCACCTGAACCTCGCAGGCGGGGGCTATCTGGGTCAGGCGCAACGCATGATGGCACAGCTGCTGGCCGAGATCGGGCATTAA